One window of Cystobacter fuscus DSM 2262 genomic DNA carries:
- a CDS encoding patatin-like phospholipase family protein, which translates to MSERVATLVLSGGGAKGAFQIGAERVLREELGFRWERIIGVSVGALNATLLAQREYARLMDLWMNIREEDIYRKFSWPVVAFRLAVQHKLGFYDDSPLRALIQKHAAGRPFHVPTHVGRVSLVSGEYELINHETPDFLDAVWHSATMPVIWEAIGPQSFVDGGLRNVTPLGDALDFNPREIVVIACSSGKTEQVNPPANIIDVAKRSLTDITINEILLNDVNEFIRINNLVRQAHAAGLELKKPDGSAYRHCPITVIQPSKRLGDTLDFSSVTIRLRMRHGEEITRMEMARQSVMNLPPPVPPTRVS; encoded by the coding sequence ATGTCTGAACGTGTTGCCACACTCGTGCTGTCTGGCGGAGGAGCCAAGGGTGCATTCCAGATCGGCGCCGAGCGCGTCCTTCGCGAGGAACTCGGCTTCCGCTGGGAGCGCATCATCGGAGTCTCCGTTGGAGCCCTCAACGCCACGCTCCTCGCCCAGCGGGAATACGCCCGGTTGATGGACCTCTGGATGAACATCCGGGAGGAGGACATCTACCGGAAGTTCTCCTGGCCCGTCGTGGCCTTCCGGCTCGCCGTCCAGCACAAACTCGGGTTCTACGATGACTCGCCGCTGCGAGCGCTCATCCAGAAGCACGCGGCGGGGCGGCCCTTCCACGTCCCCACCCATGTGGGCCGCGTCTCGCTCGTGTCGGGGGAGTACGAGCTGATCAACCATGAGACCCCCGACTTCCTCGACGCGGTGTGGCACAGCGCGACGATGCCCGTCATCTGGGAGGCGATTGGTCCCCAGTCCTTCGTGGACGGAGGACTGCGCAACGTCACCCCGCTCGGCGACGCCCTGGACTTCAACCCGAGGGAAATCGTGGTCATCGCCTGTAGCTCGGGAAAGACAGAGCAGGTGAACCCCCCGGCCAACATCATCGACGTGGCCAAGCGCAGCCTCACCGACATCACCATCAATGAAATCCTGCTCAATGACGTCAATGAGTTCATCCGCATCAATAACCTGGTGCGTCAGGCCCACGCGGCGGGTCTGGAACTGAAGAAGCCGGACGGCAGCGCCTACCGCCACTGCCCCATCACCGTGATCCAACCCAGCAAGCGGCTGGGGGACACGCTCGACTTCTCGTCCGTGACCATCCGGTTGCGCATGCGCCACGGCGAGGAGATCACACGAATGGAGATGGCA